The following proteins come from a genomic window of Paenibacillus spongiae:
- a CDS encoding DUF2225 domain-containing protein produces MEPLYQSTITCICCEQTFQTSRVRPSFKKALSRDSDFCGYYREDINPDFYVVRVCPNCGFATTENGMDQLADVKRKQYYDRIGSQWVKRDYGGNRTAEQAMTCYKLALLCGQAVGEKERVIAGILHHIAWLYRYEDNTEQEERFLRYALDSYIQVYETEGVSLNNAKLMFLIGELYRRVGEKNEAVRWFSRVVNDKRIADASMIRASREQWQLIRAEQSAPEVHSNPQQGELYA; encoded by the coding sequence ATGGAGCCGCTCTACCAGTCAACGATTACTTGCATCTGCTGCGAGCAGACCTTCCAAACCTCGCGGGTCAGACCGAGCTTTAAGAAAGCTTTGTCGCGGGACAGCGATTTTTGCGGATATTACCGGGAGGACATCAATCCGGACTTCTACGTCGTGCGGGTTTGTCCGAATTGCGGGTTCGCAACGACCGAGAACGGTATGGATCAGCTTGCTGATGTGAAGCGGAAGCAGTATTATGACCGGATCGGCTCCCAGTGGGTGAAACGGGATTATGGCGGGAACCGGACCGCTGAGCAAGCGATGACATGCTACAAGCTTGCGCTTCTATGCGGACAGGCTGTCGGAGAGAAGGAGCGCGTCATAGCCGGCATCCTGCATCACATTGCGTGGCTTTATCGCTATGAGGATAATACGGAGCAGGAGGAACGGTTTCTGCGCTATGCCCTGGACTCCTATATTCAGGTTTATGAGACGGAAGGCGTCTCCCTCAATAATGCGAAGCTGATGTTTCTGATCGGCGAGCTGTATCGGCGGGTTGGGGAAAAGAACGAAGCCGTGCGCTGGTTCTCGAGGGTCGTGAACGACAAGCGGATTGCGGATGCTTCGATGATCCGTGCCAGCCGTGAACAATGGCAGTTAATTCGGGCGGAGCAGTCGGCTCCCGAAGTACACTCGAATCCGCAGCAGGGCGAACTATACGCTTAG
- a CDS encoding AIM24 family protein — protein sequence MKVTAPAPIGHALVQLDHGEAVHLLHPKSIIAYQGAPHLREDRFMDWAGMYRKKKWIRSRMQGPSQFILGLPAGCMLETMNIAPDSNLLFDFRHVLFYSDGMMMKSRIQKIQTIWITHEWVRMRFSGPGSLGILSAGDLGILQLDPVKPLYVEKGSLIAYPEQAHVNLSVYGNQLASQHMQIQWELKGSGPVLIQTGSRDSQLEDQLQGGGLIKRIFRELLPFGGIYIK from the coding sequence ATGAAGGTGACCGCACCCGCCCCAATCGGCCATGCCCTGGTTCAGCTCGATCATGGGGAAGCCGTTCATCTCCTCCATCCGAAGTCCATTATCGCTTACCAGGGCGCCCCGCATCTGCGGGAGGACCGGTTCATGGACTGGGCCGGTATGTACCGGAAGAAGAAGTGGATCCGGTCGCGCATGCAGGGGCCTTCGCAGTTCATTCTCGGTCTTCCGGCCGGCTGTATGTTAGAGACGATGAATATCGCGCCGGACAGCAATTTGCTGTTCGACTTCCGCCACGTTCTGTTTTATTCGGACGGTATGATGATGAAGAGCCGTATTCAAAAGATCCAGACAATCTGGATTACGCATGAATGGGTACGCATGCGCTTCAGCGGTCCCGGCTCGCTAGGCATACTCTCGGCCGGCGACCTGGGCATACTGCAGCTTGACCCCGTGAAGCCGTTATATGTGGAGAAGGGCTCTCTTATCGCTTATCCGGAACAGGCCCATGTCAATCTTTCTGTCTATGGGAACCAGCTAGCCAGCCAGCATATGCAAATCCAATGGGAGCTAAAAGGGTCAGGCCCGGTTCTGATCCAGACCGGCTCGCGCGATTCGCAGTTGGAAGATCAGCTTCAAGGCGGCGGACTAATCAAACGGATTTTTCGCGAGCTGCTTCCGTTTGGCGGCATCTATATCAAATAA
- a CDS encoding YycC family protein — MSRPLQISPETAIKLSKELNVPIEHLMHMPKHILLQKLAELAAKPDQTPEADNGTTGKGDAN; from the coding sequence ATGTCCAGACCGTTGCAAATATCCCCCGAAACCGCCATAAAGCTTTCCAAAGAGCTCAATGTGCCAATCGAGCATCTCATGCATATGCCCAAGCATATTTTACTGCAGAAGCTCGCCGAGCTGGCTGCCAAGCCGGATCAGACGCCGGAAGCCGATAATGGCACGACGGGTAAAGGAGACGCAAATTAA
- a CDS encoding M3 family oligoendopeptidase, translating into MGQKYPEQWNLDVFYEGGSASPAFAAELAGMERDIDALVRELEETSAGSTSHVSTAKLSAWTATVQSVILRLRQSESFVSCLVAQQVKDSAALGLNERVKTTAAKFNSALTAYDEQLRLVPEELWNEWLKEEDTAPVAFTLRERREAAKEKLPPSLEALAGELAVDGYHGWGDFYNTVVSRAKFEAQEPDGSTKTLSAGQMHNRLSDGERAVREAAFAEWEREWGEQAELCAEALNRIAGFRLKLYEKRGWQSVLKEPLAMNRMSQATLDAMWAAVNEGKAGLVKYLDRKAKLLGIDKLDWHDVEAPIGSAARTVPYDEGADFIVEQFRAFSPELAEFSEAAFRDGWIEADDRPGKRPGGFCTAFPISEQTRIFMTYSGTASNISTLAHELGHAYHQHVMNDLPPLAQEYAMNVAETASTFAELIVSDSAMEAAADPDEKLALLEDKLQRSTAFFMNIHARFLFETRFYEQRRKGMVSHEELSRLMEEAQNEAFCGAVGKLHPHFWASKLHFYLTDVPFYNFPYTFGFLFSCGIYAVAKKEGPSFAERYVALLRDTGRMTVEELAQKHLGVRLDEPDFWRGAVSVTTADVEAFLELTNG; encoded by the coding sequence ATGGGACAAAAGTATCCGGAGCAATGGAACTTAGACGTATTTTATGAAGGAGGGTCGGCCTCCCCGGCATTTGCGGCAGAGCTGGCGGGGATGGAGAGGGATATCGATGCCCTTGTCCGCGAGCTCGAGGAGACTTCGGCAGGAAGCACCTCGCATGTCTCGACTGCGAAGCTGTCGGCCTGGACGGCGACGGTACAGTCCGTCATTCTGCGTCTCCGTCAATCGGAGTCGTTCGTCTCCTGTCTGGTCGCCCAGCAGGTGAAAGACTCCGCGGCGCTCGGCTTGAATGAACGGGTGAAGACGACGGCGGCGAAATTCAACAGCGCGCTTACGGCTTACGATGAGCAGCTAAGACTAGTGCCGGAGGAGCTCTGGAATGAGTGGCTCAAGGAAGAAGATACCGCTCCGGTCGCCTTTACCCTCCGTGAACGCAGAGAGGCGGCCAAGGAGAAGCTGCCGCCGAGCCTTGAAGCACTGGCCGGCGAGCTTGCCGTCGACGGATATCATGGATGGGGCGACTTCTATAATACGGTCGTCTCCCGTGCCAAGTTCGAGGCGCAGGAGCCGGACGGTTCAACGAAGACGCTCTCGGCGGGACAGATGCACAATCGGCTGTCCGACGGGGAACGAGCGGTTCGCGAAGCCGCCTTTGCCGAATGGGAGCGGGAGTGGGGCGAGCAGGCCGAGCTGTGCGCAGAAGCACTGAACCGGATTGCGGGCTTCCGGCTCAAGCTGTATGAGAAGCGCGGCTGGCAGTCGGTTCTGAAGGAGCCGCTTGCGATGAACCGGATGAGCCAAGCGACCTTGGACGCGATGTGGGCAGCCGTGAATGAAGGCAAAGCCGGCCTCGTGAAGTATTTGGACCGGAAGGCCAAGCTGCTTGGAATCGACAAGCTGGATTGGCATGATGTGGAGGCGCCAATCGGCTCGGCAGCGCGGACGGTGCCTTACGACGAGGGAGCCGACTTTATTGTCGAGCAGTTCCGCGCCTTCAGCCCGGAGTTGGCCGAATTCTCCGAAGCCGCCTTCCGTGATGGCTGGATCGAGGCCGATGACCGCCCGGGCAAACGGCCCGGAGGCTTCTGTACGGCATTTCCGATCAGCGAGCAGACACGCATATTCATGACCTATTCCGGCACGGCTTCGAATATTTCGACGCTGGCGCATGAGCTTGGCCACGCCTACCATCAGCATGTCATGAACGATCTGCCGCCGCTTGCGCAGGAGTATGCGATGAATGTGGCGGAGACGGCTTCGACGTTCGCGGAGCTGATCGTGTCCGATTCCGCCATGGAGGCCGCCGCTGACCCGGATGAGAAGCTGGCGCTGCTTGAAGACAAGCTGCAGCGGTCGACCGCCTTCTTCATGAACATTCATGCGCGCTTCTTGTTCGAGACGCGCTTCTATGAGCAGCGCAGGAAGGGGATGGTCAGCCACGAAGAGCTGTCCCGGCTTATGGAGGAAGCCCAGAACGAGGCGTTCTGCGGCGCCGTAGGCAAGCTTCACCCGCATTTCTGGGCGTCGAAGCTGCATTTTTACTTAACGGATGTTCCGTTCTATAACTTCCCTTACACGTTCGGCTTCTTGTTCAGCTGCGGCATCTATGCGGTGGCGAAGAAGGAGGGGCCTTCGTTCGCGGAGCGCTACGTCGCACTGCTTCGCGATACGGGGCGGATGACGGTGGAGGAGCTTGCCCAGAAGCATCTCGGCGTCCGTCTTGACGAGCCGGATTTCTGGCGCGGAGCCGTCTCGGTAACGACAGCGGATGTAGAAGCTTTCCTGGAATTGACGAACGGATAG
- the ndk gene encoding nucleoside-diphosphate kinase, with translation MERTFVMVKPDGVQRGVIGSIINRFEQKGFKLNAIKLMSIDHALAEEHYRDLRMKPFFGELVDYLTSGSVCAMIWEGPNAVANARALIGKTNPVEASPGTIRGDYAMDVASNIVHGSDSPESARREIGLFFDQELPMNPIMGFMQGEPSAETLH, from the coding sequence ATGGAACGTACGTTTGTCATGGTAAAGCCGGACGGAGTTCAACGCGGTGTGATCGGGTCGATTATTAACCGTTTCGAACAAAAGGGCTTCAAGCTTAACGCCATCAAGCTGATGAGTATCGATCACGCGCTTGCGGAGGAGCATTACAGGGACCTTCGGATGAAGCCGTTCTTCGGCGAGCTTGTCGATTATTTGACGTCCGGCAGCGTATGCGCGATGATCTGGGAAGGCCCGAATGCCGTAGCGAATGCAAGAGCCTTAATCGGCAAGACCAACCCGGTCGAAGCGTCGCCTGGAACCATTCGCGGAGACTATGCCATGGATGTGGCGAGCAATATCGTGCACGGCTCCGATTCGCCTGAAAGCGCGAGAAGAGAGATTGGCCTGTTCTTCGATCAGGAGCTGCCGATGAATCCGATCATGGGCTTTATGCAAGGCGAACCATCTGCGGAGACGCTGCATTAG
- a CDS encoding undecaprenyl-diphosphate phosphatase: protein MEKAALRSGHLPFPSIGRRFDGCPNLRMTAEFLTSDALFLFLIGFIAAFVVAMIAVVTFLNLIKRLRLEWFAFYRFALAAVFYIFLM from the coding sequence TTGGAAAAAGCTGCTCTGCGCAGCGGCCATCTTCCTTTCCCAAGTATCGGGCGCCGGTTTGACGGCTGCCCCAATCTGCGTATGACAGCTGAGTTTTTGACATCGGATGCCTTGTTTCTCTTCCTGATCGGATTTATTGCCGCCTTCGTTGTGGCGATGATCGCGGTTGTCACGTTCCTGAATTTGATCAAACGTTTGCGGCTGGAATGGTTCGCATTCTATCGGTTCGCGTTGGCTGCGGTATTCTACATCTTTTTAATGTGA
- a CDS encoding right-handed parallel beta-helix repeat-containing protein, whose protein sequence is MGRLKISKRFSFGIFAAVLLGCLIGSQSIPSNRSYADAPQEGSVPVLNVKDYGAVGNGVHDDTSAIQQAVNEALTKKGTVYLPSGDYNVTSQINIGGAGFITIQGAGGTTMQSNINATLASGNVFEVTSSYLVKFKDVAINNYSSSGRIVSFTSGESHSIENVRMTNTPGNTSDMVYFIGAFTQILSSGFINNEPTAYALHVTSLPTQLNINSNIFDNGFGSTGKGILVDAAPGTRPEGLKISRNNFILTGVEQITLKTILHVDISNNMLDQSSGAAILLDPEGLALNGVFIDDNYISAAQNQQEGIGIHAPLKNEGVTNSVITNNMISYNGYGIVFNSNASNVNISNNVISDVHHAGIKIDQSRSTTIKGNMFSAAAASLSIADGPNGGPFIIKDNQLTGSNTITRTNKKKFFIGDNPGLDW, encoded by the coding sequence ATGGGAAGGCTAAAAATCAGCAAGCGCTTTAGCTTCGGTATCTTCGCAGCCGTGCTGCTGGGATGTCTGATCGGAAGTCAATCCATACCAAGCAATCGGTCCTATGCCGATGCGCCCCAGGAGGGATCTGTTCCCGTGCTGAACGTGAAGGATTACGGAGCGGTTGGCAATGGCGTACATGACGATACAAGCGCCATTCAACAAGCCGTCAACGAGGCTCTGACCAAGAAAGGGACCGTCTATTTGCCGTCAGGGGATTATAACGTAACGTCGCAAATCAATATTGGCGGCGCCGGCTTCATTACGATTCAAGGCGCCGGCGGCACGACGATGCAATCCAACATCAATGCCACGCTCGCATCGGGTAATGTCTTCGAAGTGACGTCCTCTTATCTGGTTAAATTCAAGGATGTGGCGATCAACAATTACAGCTCTTCGGGAAGAATTGTTTCGTTTACGTCCGGCGAGTCCCACAGCATCGAGAATGTGCGGATGACGAATACCCCCGGAAATACGTCGGACATGGTCTATTTTATCGGCGCCTTCACCCAAATCTTAAGCTCGGGCTTCATTAACAACGAGCCGACCGCTTATGCGCTTCATGTCACCTCGCTCCCTACGCAGCTGAATATTAACAGCAACATATTCGATAACGGCTTCGGAAGCACCGGCAAAGGCATACTTGTCGACGCGGCGCCTGGCACGAGACCGGAAGGTCTCAAAATCAGCCGCAATAATTTTATCCTGACCGGGGTCGAGCAGATCACATTGAAAACCATTCTGCATGTGGATATCTCCAACAATATGCTGGACCAAAGCTCGGGAGCGGCCATTCTGCTGGATCCGGAAGGGCTTGCGTTAAACGGTGTATTCATTGACGATAATTATATTTCGGCCGCTCAAAACCAGCAGGAAGGAATCGGCATCCATGCGCCATTGAAGAACGAAGGTGTTACCAATTCGGTCATAACGAACAATATGATTTCTTATAACGGGTACGGCATCGTATTCAACAGCAATGCAAGCAATGTGAATATCAGCAACAATGTGATTTCCGATGTCCATCACGCAGGAATCAAGATCGATCAGTCCCGCAGCACGACAATCAAGGGCAATATGTTCTCCGCGGCCGCAGCCTCGCTGTCCATTGCGGATGGGCCAAACGGCGGACCGTTCATCATCAAGGATAATCAGCTGACAGGCAGCAATACCATCACCCGAACGAATAAGAAGAAATTCTTCATCGGGGACAATCCAGGGTTGGATTGGTGA
- a CDS encoding AraC family transcriptional regulator, whose amino-acid sequence MVELSAGRIHPSFIAPFIYHSGKEYRSEAWYFPPEKYKLGNITHTEYGENRKLYRSLPYDYLVYVTTGSVIFDIDGQAIPADKDTIIHIPANKLHRIESGQLPMGYTWVHYRLLMPSLDLGASNNQDYSQLKSSALTLEERLLDLPTVMKPGNHQLIHRLINAVIEELLMEKEGWEMASRAYFQAVLIEVYRNRIVSGPGSESEFGDVNVNKAVEYIHRFFSTKITVEQLARMTNLNFNYFISRFKAATGQTPIEYITNVRINQAKKLIRMEDFTFTEIATLVGFENLSYFSRVFKKIAGVSPKEYKMLHI is encoded by the coding sequence ATGGTAGAATTAAGTGCTGGGCGGATTCATCCGAGCTTTATTGCGCCTTTTATTTACCATTCGGGCAAGGAATACAGGAGCGAGGCATGGTACTTTCCTCCTGAGAAGTATAAGCTGGGGAATATTACGCATACGGAATATGGGGAGAACCGCAAGCTGTACCGTTCCTTGCCTTATGATTATCTGGTCTATGTAACGACGGGCTCGGTCATATTCGATATCGACGGTCAAGCGATCCCTGCCGACAAAGATACGATTATCCATATCCCTGCGAATAAGCTGCACCGCATTGAATCGGGCCAGCTGCCGATGGGCTACACATGGGTTCATTACCGCTTGCTTATGCCCAGCTTGGATCTTGGAGCCTCCAACAATCAGGATTATTCCCAGCTGAAGTCCTCTGCCTTGACGCTTGAGGAGCGATTATTGGATCTGCCGACGGTCATGAAGCCCGGCAATCATCAGCTGATTCACCGTCTGATCAATGCGGTTATCGAGGAATTGCTGATGGAGAAGGAAGGCTGGGAGATGGCGTCGCGCGCATATTTTCAGGCGGTTCTTATCGAGGTATACCGGAATCGGATCGTTTCCGGCCCCGGTTCCGAGTCGGAGTTCGGCGATGTCAATGTGAATAAGGCGGTGGAATATATCCATCGCTTCTTCTCGACGAAGATTACGGTGGAGCAGCTGGCGAGAATGACCAATTTGAACTTTAATTATTTTATATCCCGATTTAAAGCGGCGACCGGTCAGACGCCGATTGAATATATCACGAACGTAAGAATCAATCAGGCGAAAAAGCTGATCCGCATGGAGGATTTCACGTTTACGGAAATCGCGACGCTGGTCGGCTTCGAGAATCTGTCCTATTTCAGCCGCGTGTTCAAGAAGATTGCCGGCGTCTCGCCGAAGGAATATAAAATGCTGCACATCTAG
- a CDS encoding AAA family ATPase, producing MNRQQLIVAVREAGYIERLADYIRQSPFGEQWQLTAFTNSNALRQFIRAGYPIDLLAIHPALLEETGDSAQGIPTALLVGRSGQYPERAEVLQFQPLPQLLNALEAVHAASSGVIAHAARSCGRAKIAAVYAAVGGIGKTTLAIQLAQQLGGREARVFYLNLEQWNATSVWFGEEGKDDFSRLLYTVQAHPDKTQSVLTELRRRHPALKVDYIAPCGNAEERLTMSAEQAKQIIAAIADSGQYDVVIVDLDSGMDPVHQAVFEVADVMIWLISSEPVAIRKTSLALRYGDQKWGEAFKRFRRKFRFIESFAHGAGGFAYEESLQVRIEGSIPYVPEWSEGRQMPDANGYVAYRGAVEALMSRFALLERGGYDAGRNGSAAQS from the coding sequence TTGAACAGACAACAATTAATCGTAGCCGTGAGGGAAGCGGGATATATCGAGCGGCTGGCCGATTATATCCGTCAGAGCCCGTTCGGCGAGCAGTGGCAGCTGACGGCATTCACGAATTCGAATGCGCTGCGGCAGTTCATACGGGCCGGGTACCCGATCGATCTGCTGGCTATCCATCCCGCTCTGCTGGAGGAGACCGGGGATTCGGCACAGGGGATACCGACGGCGCTGCTGGTCGGGAGGAGCGGGCAGTATCCGGAGCGGGCGGAGGTGCTGCAGTTTCAGCCTTTGCCGCAGCTGTTGAACGCTCTGGAAGCCGTTCATGCGGCCTCTTCCGGCGTTATTGCGCATGCCGCCCGCAGCTGCGGGCGGGCTAAGATCGCGGCTGTATACGCGGCTGTCGGTGGGATCGGCAAGACGACATTGGCGATCCAGCTGGCCCAGCAGCTTGGCGGGAGAGAAGCGCGCGTTTTTTATTTGAACCTGGAGCAGTGGAATGCAACCTCGGTTTGGTTCGGCGAAGAAGGGAAGGACGATTTCTCCCGGCTGCTCTATACGGTGCAGGCTCACCCGGATAAGACGCAATCGGTGCTCACCGAGCTGCGCAGAAGGCATCCTGCGCTGAAGGTGGATTATATTGCGCCCTGCGGCAATGCCGAGGAGAGGCTGACGATGTCGGCTGAGCAAGCGAAGCAGATTATCGCCGCGATTGCCGATTCGGGCCAATACGATGTCGTCATTGTGGATTTGGACAGCGGTATGGATCCGGTGCATCAGGCCGTCTTCGAGGTAGCGGACGTCATGATCTGGCTCATCTCGAGCGAACCTGTCGCCATTCGAAAGACGAGCCTGGCTCTCCGTTACGGGGATCAGAAGTGGGGTGAAGCCTTCAAGCGGTTTAGAAGGAAATTCCGGTTTATCGAATCCTTCGCGCATGGTGCAGGGGGATTCGCTTACGAAGAGTCCCTTCAAGTGCGCATTGAGGGCAGCATCCCCTATGTCCCCGAATGGTCGGAAGGCCGTCAGATGCCGGATGCGAACGGCTATGTAGCTTACCGGGGAGCGGTCGAAGCCTTGATGAGCCGCTTTGCTTTACTGGAAAGGGGGGGATACGATGCGGGAAGAAACGGTTCAGCAGCTCAAAGCTAG
- a CDS encoding CpaF family protein has protein sequence MREETVQQLKASIREQLDLDRAMSDEDFMARIEQTVFHWCRDQPLTASDKLQLVRRLYHAFRGLDILQPLIEDEAVTEVMINNYDEIFVERAGSMSRISLSFESRERLEDLIQAVVAGVNRVVNESSPIVDARLRDGSRVHIVLPPIALKGPTMTIRKFPDKALQMEDLIRLGALSAEAAELLRKLVAAKYNIFISGGTGSGKTTFLNALSQYIPPDERIVTIEDSAELQIRTVPNLVSLETRNANTEGKGEITMRELIRASLRMRPSRIIVGEVRGGEAIDMLQAMNTGHDGSLSTGHSNSARDMMARLETMVLSGAELPIAVIRQQIGSAIDIVVHLSRLRDHSRRVTEIAEITGVLNGEVALRPLYRFEEEEEREGSIIGGLKSTGHQLERIWKLRMAGLLKEERACMG, from the coding sequence ATGCGGGAAGAAACGGTTCAGCAGCTCAAAGCTAGCATACGCGAGCAGCTCGACTTGGACCGGGCCATGTCGGATGAAGATTTCATGGCGCGCATCGAGCAGACGGTATTCCATTGGTGCCGCGACCAGCCGCTGACGGCAAGCGACAAGCTGCAGCTGGTCAGAAGGCTGTATCATGCGTTTCGCGGTCTCGATATCCTGCAGCCGCTAATCGAAGACGAAGCGGTAACGGAGGTCATGATCAACAACTACGACGAAATTTTCGTTGAGCGGGCCGGGAGCATGAGCCGGATATCATTATCCTTCGAGAGCCGGGAGCGGCTCGAGGATTTGATTCAAGCGGTAGTAGCGGGGGTTAACCGGGTGGTCAACGAATCGTCGCCGATTGTGGATGCAAGGCTTCGCGACGGATCGCGCGTTCATATCGTGCTGCCGCCGATCGCGCTCAAAGGACCGACGATGACCATTCGCAAATTTCCGGACAAGGCGCTGCAGATGGAAGATCTCATCCGGCTGGGCGCGTTATCGGCGGAAGCGGCGGAATTGCTGCGGAAGCTGGTAGCCGCCAAGTACAACATCTTTATTAGCGGGGGAACGGGATCTGGCAAAACAACCTTTCTTAATGCATTGTCGCAGTATATCCCGCCCGATGAACGGATTGTCACGATCGAGGATTCCGCGGAGCTGCAGATCCGTACGGTACCGAATCTCGTCTCGCTGGAGACGCGCAACGCCAATACGGAGGGCAAAGGGGAAATAACGATGCGGGAGCTGATTCGCGCCTCGCTGCGGATGCGGCCCAGCCGCATCATTGTCGGCGAGGTGCGGGGGGGCGAGGCGATCGACATGCTGCAGGCGATGAATACCGGACATGATGGTAGCTTGAGTACCGGTCATAGCAACAGCGCGCGCGATATGATGGCCAGACTGGAAACGATGGTGCTGAGCGGCGCGGAGCTGCCGATTGCCGTTATCCGGCAGCAGATTGGGTCGGCCATCGACATTGTCGTGCACCTGTCGCGGCTGCGCGACCACTCCCGGCGCGTGACCGAAATCGCCGAAATTACCGGTGTCTTGAACGGCGAAGTAGCGCTTCGGCCGCTATACCGGTTCGAGGAGGAGGAAGAGCGGGAGGGCAGCATCATTGGGGGCCTAAAGTCGACCGGTCATCAGCTTGAACGGATTTGGAAGCTGAGAATGGCCGGATTGCTGAAGGAAGAGAGGGCATGCATGGGATGA
- a CDS encoding type II secretion system F family protein — MSLRVKLDRLQTWLEWPAAKPQPANRAAALQDYAVYMLTRRQFGAAAIVGCVCAFAAAFLFYRSVTAAALLSIAGVVAPRYYRASLLERRRTRLALQFKEALYSLTSSLAAGRSVENAFISVLDDLRLLYPDPNAEVLIEFEIIRTRLSYGEPLEQSLADFGRRAAIDEITQFVDVFVTCKRTGGDLVEVIRRTSQTIGEKLDVQQEIAVLLAQKRFESRIMMSVPFLFLAFLGFAAPDYMAPLYSGIGYVLLTGALLMLGGCYWLMGKVMDIRV; from the coding sequence ATGAGCTTGCGAGTGAAGCTTGACCGGCTGCAGACTTGGCTGGAATGGCCCGCAGCCAAGCCGCAGCCGGCGAACCGGGCAGCCGCCCTGCAGGATTATGCGGTATATATGCTGACAAGGCGGCAATTTGGTGCGGCTGCGATAGTCGGATGCGTCTGCGCGTTCGCGGCGGCCTTCTTATTCTATCGTTCCGTTACGGCTGCCGCGCTGCTCTCGATTGCGGGAGTAGTCGCCCCCCGTTATTATCGGGCATCGCTGCTTGAGCGGCGGCGTACCCGTCTGGCGCTTCAGTTCAAGGAGGCGCTGTACTCCTTGACTTCGTCGCTGGCAGCGGGACGTTCCGTGGAGAATGCATTCATCTCGGTATTGGACGACTTGCGGCTGCTGTATCCCGATCCGAACGCCGAGGTGCTGATTGAATTCGAAATCATCCGGACGCGTTTATCGTACGGGGAGCCGCTGGAGCAGTCGCTTGCCGATTTCGGCAGAAGAGCCGCGATCGATGAAATTACTCAATTCGTTGATGTATTCGTCACCTGCAAGCGTACGGGCGGCGACTTGGTTGAGGTTATCCGGCGCACCTCGCAGACGATTGGCGAGAAGCTGGACGTGCAGCAGGAAATCGCCGTCTTGCTTGCCCAGAAGCGGTTCGAATCCCGCATTATGATGAGCGTTCCTTTTCTCTTTCTCGCTTTTCTTGGATTCGCCGCTCCCGATTATATGGCTCCTCTCTACAGCGGTATCGGTTACGTCCTGCTGACGGGAGCTCTGCTCATGCTGGGCGGGTGCTATTGGCTGATGGGCAAAGTGATGGATATACGGGTGTAA
- a CDS encoding type II secretion system F family protein, protein MAIIAGLLLTAVWGAAVFLSARQETGSGSKGVTFPKDAQEIRFITLPFRFLLDRYGLFDRFQSFLTNVHGKLLVLHGSAWSIEATRRYASSAVGFGYAAMAGACWLSALSSEPALLYVGALLGAAIPMARLRDVSRKVERRKQEILLLLPDVLSKLMLLLGAGETVQRALSRCVERQGAGAKASHPLLDELRRANESVRNGESFAAAMEGFSRRCAVQEVSLFTTTMLLNYRRGGDKLVLSLRELTYTLWEKRKAVARSRGEEASSKLVFPLVGIFIVLMILVASPAMLMMGW, encoded by the coding sequence ATGGCAATTATCGCAGGGTTGTTGTTAACGGCAGTATGGGGAGCCGCGGTTTTTTTGAGCGCGCGCCAAGAAACGGGGTCCGGCAGTAAAGGTGTGACTTTTCCGAAGGATGCGCAGGAGATTCGCTTCATCACGCTCCCGTTCCGGTTCTTGCTGGACCGGTACGGATTATTCGATCGTTTCCAATCGTTTCTTACGAACGTACATGGGAAGCTGCTTGTGCTTCATGGATCTGCTTGGTCCATTGAAGCAACAAGGCGGTATGCTTCTTCCGCGGTCGGATTCGGCTATGCGGCGATGGCCGGCGCATGCTGGCTGAGCGCACTGAGCAGCGAGCCTGCCCTGCTGTATGTAGGAGCGCTGCTCGGAGCCGCTATTCCGATGGCCCGGCTCCGGGATGTCTCCCGTAAAGTGGAGCGGAGAAAGCAGGAGATTCTGCTCTTGCTGCCGGATGTGCTGAGCAAGCTGATGCTGCTGCTGGGCGCGGGCGAAACGGTGCAGCGGGCATTAAGCCGCTGCGTCGAACGGCAGGGCGCCGGTGCGAAGGCGTCTCATCCGCTTCTTGACGAGCTGAGGCGGGCGAACGAATCCGTACGCAACGGGGAGTCGTTTGCTGCCGCGATGGAAGGGTTCAGCAGGCGGTGCGCCGTCCAGGAGGTATCGTTGTTTACGACAACGATGCTGCTTAATTACCGGCGCGGCGGCGATAAGCTCGTCCTTTCGTTAAGAGAGCTGACCTACACATTGTGGGAGAAGAGGAAGGCCGTCGCGCGATCGCGCGGAGAAGAAGCGTCATCGAAGCTCGTTTTTCCGCTTGTCGGCATTTTTATCGTGCTTATGATTCTGGTCGCTTCGCCGGCGATGCTCATGATGGGATGGTAG